The DNA sequence ACGTACCTCCGGAATAAAATCTTGAAACGAACCATTCGCCGTCGGGGTCAGAATTCACCAATTCAAGCAAATTAGAGTGCAAATTTCTCGACATTACACCAATCTCACGCTTTATCCTCTCTTTTGCTAAATTCGGATCTCTTGCATCTTTCGGCTTGTGCAGAACCTTCAATGCAAATTGATTCGCAGGGTCTTCCATCTGCAACATTTTTGGCAGCCATTTGCACAATTCCTTATGATCATCAAGTTGTCTTTGCGCCCCGTAATCAAAATTTGACGTTATGGCTTTTAGGATTTTACGAACACTGTTCTTAACCTCGATGTATTCATCTTTTCGACATACGCGATACACCTTGCCTTGTCCACCGCCATCATGTTCTGCAATAATTTGCCATTTTTGTTGGTAATCCATATTCTTATATCCTTAATTTTTAATTTCTGCTAATACACCACCTTGCTCCATCACTAAACATCTTCGTTGTAAGCAACTCATTCTTTTTGTGCCTTTTTGTGGCAAACCATGCTTTGATTTTCCTTTTGAATTCATGGGGCAAAATTAGAGCCTGTCGCCGTTTTTAATCATGTCATAATTCCGCTTTTTTCTTGTTTTACAATTCTACCCAAACCACACAATACCAAAGACTACCCCCGCGATGCTTTTTCTCCGCCGTTGCTCACCCCATTTTACCCGCAAATTTTGTTAAAGGAAAGCATTTATAACAGCTATATTTTCCCGCGAAATCCGTGCTCTCTGTGATAAAAAAATTCGTGCTTATTCGTGTTAATTTGTGGTTAGAAATTTTCCCCATTTTACCCACAAACTCAAACCCCCGCAAACATTAAAGTCCGCATCCTAAAAACCCCAATTCTCAAATCCCTCACTTTGAAAACCATGACTCTAAAATCAGTATATTAGCATGTATGCATATACTAATATACTTTCCCCGCCCCGGCCTGACCCTCGAAGCGTAGTTTACCTCGCCATCTCTATGAGGGCGGGCATAAAAATCCCCAATTCTTAAAACCCCGCAGACAAAAAAAGAATACCTAACTATCTTAGGTATTGCCTTCTCGCCCTGACCCCCGACGAAATCGCCATCGTTGAAAAATCATCTTAAAAAAATCTCGAAGCGCAGCACAGATCCTTGATTGTTGCTAACTTGGTCTTCTGTCGAAGACCCGTATTCTAAACGCGAATCCCCCAATCCGTCCATCAAAAAATCTATGCGTCTATCCTCACTATATGGCATTGCCACATAGTGAACTGCATTTCCCAAATCCACCGCAACAAAAATCCCTCCGTGATTATCCGCGCTATATGGCATTGCCACCTACTGAAAAAAATACCACATCTCCAGCCCAAATTCGCAACTTAAAAACTCGTGTTAACTTAGGCAATTTAAGCCTTAGGTACCTGTACCCAATTTTTCTATGAACTACGAACTAAAATTCTCTGTGAACTCTGCGTTCTCTGTGGCTAAGATTTTGTTTTGAATTTCGTATCTTGGTGATTGGGATTTATTTGAATTTTGTCGCTTGTTTTTTGAAATTTTCCGCGACTTGTTCGCTTCGAACAATTCGCGCAGGGGGGTAAAAAATTCACCGACATTTTCAACCATTTTCCGCGCATTTTCTCTCACTTTTGCGCGCATTTTTACCAATTTTTAGCATTTTTTACCACTTTTTAGCAGCTTTAAACCACCAACTTGCGCGTTTGGTGCTACCCCACTTTCCCTATCTTTTCTATTTTGATAATTAACTTATTTTTCCCAAAATCTCACCAATTTCAATTTCTCTTTTTTCTTTAATCCTTGTAAAATACTAAACTTATGAAATCTAAATTATTAATTCTTTTCCTCGCCACCCGCCCGAAGTTTTTGACCGCATCCATCGCCCCGGTTCTCGTTGGCTCCGCCCTCGGCTTCGCAATCTCCGGCTCCTTCTCGCTGCATCTCTTTATCCTCGCGCTACTTGCGATAATGGCCCTGCACGCCGGCGCCAACGTAGCCAACGATTATTTCGACCATATCTCCCGCAACGACTGGCTCAATCAAAACCCAACCCCTTTCTCCGGCGGCAGACGTTTTATTCAGGACGGAATCCTCTCCCCTAAAGCGACATTACTCCTTTCCCTGCTTGTATTTACGACAGGGGCAATCCTCGGCACCATTATCTTTTTACTTACCCAAAGCGTCTTTATTTTAGCCCTCGGCCTTATCGGCCTGCTCGGCGGTTTCTTCTACACAGCTCCGCCTCTTCGCCTCGGCTATCGCTCCATCGGCGAACCCGCCATTGCGCTGTTATTTGGCCTTCTGCCGGTCTATGGCTCATACTACCTGCAAACACAAACCATTGGTATTATTCCACTTATACCATCTGTCATTGTCGGAATATTGATTTTCTTGGTGATTTTGATAAACGAATTCCAGGATGTCGCCGCCGATGCCGCCGTAAATAAAAGGACCCTTGTAGTCCGTTTCGGCGTCCCCGCTTCTATATGGATTTATCGAATAGCGCTCGCCTCAAGCTATCTTATTGCGGCAGTAGCAATACTGCTTTATCGCCCTTTTACTTGTGCAGGATTGCTTTATATTCTTACGTTACCGGCAGCTATAGTCGCGATAAAAGTCGCAAATAAAAACAATTTGCTCAAACCCGGCCAATACCGCGCCAGCAAGTTGACAGTATTTCTACACGCCCTTGGTTCGCTGGCCCTCATTGCCGGCTTTATCATTTTCGGCCTCTCCTGGCTGCGCAGAATCTAATTGACCGAATTGCTTATGCCGTTTAGACTTATTACAAATGAATAGGCGTATTATAATAAACGCAGACGATTTCGGCCTGTGCAGCGGAGTAAATAAGGCTGTGGCACAGGCACACACTGACGGCGTGCTGACCAGCACGACGATTATGGCCAATATGCCTGCCGCCGACGAAGCCGTCAAAATAGCTAAACAGTTGCCAAACCTCGGCTTAGGTGTTCACCTTAACCTGTTCAAAGGCCGGCCCCTGTCGAAAGACCAGAGCGTCAACTGTTTACTTAACACCGATGGCGACTTCGCTTTAACACCTGCCAAGTTGTCTCTTCTATCCGTATACAGACGTAAGATTCGAACTGCCATACAAACAGAGCTGGCCGCTCAAATTCAATGGGTAATTGACAACGGCTTAAAGCCGACCCACTTAGACTCACATAAACATATTCACAGCTTTCCCGTTATTTTCCCAATAGTGTGCGGCCTGGCCAGGCGGTTTGAAATTCCCGCCATACGTTTTACCCTTGAGCCGAAACAGCTTTTGGCAATGCCCTGGCCGCTGCCGAGCGAAGGCGGGAGAAAAAGAGCAAAAGCGATCCGGATTATGGCCAAGATTAACCGTATCCAAAACTCGGCTTTACTGAAAACCGATTGTATTCTCGGCGTTGCGCATATAGGGAAAATAGATGTGAATTTCTTCAAGGCAGTCGCTTTATACAGCTCGGCGGCAACCGCAGAAGTAATGACTCATCCCGGGCTTGACAACGACTCGAAACACAAGCAATCCAGCCTGCATCAGCGAAAGGGTGAGCTTGAAGCTCTTTGCAGTGAAAGAACAAAACAGTATCTCAAAAACGCAGGAATGAAATTAGTGCATTATGGACAGCTCTAACCAGCTTAATAAAAATCCCATTGATTGCTCGATTATAGTGCCGCTTTACAATGAAGCACCGGCGGTCAAAGAGCTTTACAGCCGGCTGACCAAAACAATGAGCGAAACCGGCCTGTATTATGAACTGGTCTTTATCGACGATGGAAGCAGCGACAATACCCTGGAGCTGATAAAAGACATCGCCGGCAAAGACAGCAAGGTTGTCGGCGTTGAGCTTCGCCGAAATTTCGGCCAGACGCCTGCTCTTGCCGCAGGCTTCGATGTCGCAAAGGGACAAATAATAATATCGATGGACGGCGACCTGGAAAACTTTCCGGAGGAAATACCGAACTTTATCGAAAAGATTAACGCCGGCTACGACGTTGTCAGCGGCTGGCGCAAAAACAGAGCACATGGTTTTATAATGAGAAAAATACCGAGTGTGACAGCCAATTGGATTGCCTCAAAAGTAAGCGGCGTTGATATCCACGATTTCGGCAACACCTTCAAAGCTTACAAACGCGAAGTCATTGAAGAATTGAACTTGTACAGCGAGATGCACAGATTCATCCCGGCACTGCTGTCTCGCAGCGGCATCAAAATCATCGAGATACCGGTAAAGCATATCAACCGGCCCTACGGAACCAGCAATTATGGAATCTCCAGAACGGTTAGAGTCGTCTTCGATTTGATAACGCTGCGGTTCCTGCTCGGATACGCCACCAAACCGCTGCATTTTTTCGGCCGGCCTGCTGTTTATTCTATCCTGTTATCTTTCGCACTGTTTGCATATATACTGTATGATAAATTCGTTTATAAGGTGCCGATTACTGTTGCACACGCACCGTTGACGGCCTTGGCGGCGATGCTCCTGCTGATTGGCGCCATATTTGTAACCACAGGACTGATAGGCGAGATGATAAGCAGGGTATATTTTGAATCAACAAACAAAAAGATATATTCAGTTCGTAAGGTCCATCACAGGGAAAATTTAACGGCAGGTTAAAAGTGGCAAAGAAGAAAAAACAATCTCTGGCTGCACTGTATATTATTTTAATCGCAACAGCGGTGGTAATTTTATTAGTCAGGCATTTTCATATCAAGAATTTTTGTATCATAGAGCCGGATATCCTTTATACCAGCGGCCAGCCGCGGGGAATGGACTATACCCGCCTGCTCTATAGATATCATATCGCCACAATTATCAACCTGCGCTCCCAGGCAGAGCACCGCAACAGAAACTGGTATAACGAAGAAGTAACCTGGGTCAGGAACAATGGCGTTAAATATATCGAATTGCCTATGGATAAGAATAACCCTTTTCCTGACTGGCAAACTATCGACAGGTTTTTTAACACAATGTCTGACAAAACCAACCTGCCGGTTCTCCTGCACGGAAGCGGAGATGATGAGAGGGTTGCTATGCTCACAGCGGTGTGGCTGAGTAAAAGTCAAAAATATACCGCCGGGGAAATCACATCGATAGTAAAAAAAATTGTAAACCGGCGCGAACTGACAAAAGCTGAGACGGAATATATCCGTTCTCTAACAGAATGAAAATACCCCGCTAAGTGTCGCTGTCCTTTTTTATCAGCGGGGCTGATTTGTGAAATAATGCTCCGCTTACCTCTCGCCAGCCCGAATTTTCTTTGCGATACACCTCTCTGAAACGGTTATCCTGAGTCAATTCTTTCATGTAACCTGAGGCTGCTGCAATCCAGTACCCCCTTTGATAACAGTTGTATAATTCATCCGCATCCGATACTACCGGAACAGTTGTGCCGAAATAGTGTACAAAGTTGCTCGATACGTGTTTATAAACGACGATGTTTTCAGTCGGCGGGACTATCTGCGCCACTTTTTTGGAGAAGTCTCGCGAATATCTAAACTCGTCCGTAGAAGCTGCAAAGCTCGCGTATGAAATCATACTCACGACAAGAACACCGGCGAAAACCGCCGTACAACCCCAGCCGTTTTTCCCTTTGGCGAACAACGCAGCTATTATGGCAGCAGCTACTATCGTTGCCGACGCAAGTATTAACATCTTGTGAAGATTCACAGGGCTTATTTTGGCTACGCAAATGGTCGCTATGATAATGCCGACAACTACAACTGCAAGATGTCCCTGGAACATTTTTACGGCAAATTTGTGCTCGTATGCTTTTTGACTGAAGACCATATCCTCAAGAAGAATGCCAATCAAAATTGCCATGGCAGGCATTGAAGGCAGAATATAATGCTGGCGTTTGCCTGCATTGATAGTAAGAAACACCAGGTTCACAACGAACCACAACCACAAAAACAGCATCACAGGCCGCTTCTTGTTCCAAACCTTGTAGAAAGGAGCGGCCAGCGCCAGCGGTAAGAAAGCGGCCCAAGGCGCTATGTATCTGAACATTATGAGAAAATAGAAATAAGGCGGATAATCTCCTTTTGCATAAGTTCCGAAGAAACGGTCGACAAATTCATGCTTCCATACCATTAAGTCCCAGTTTACTTTGTGAGCGATAGCCAGCGGCCACGGCAATACGATGGCCAGAAAAATAATCACCCCTGCCACTGATACCCAGTTAAATAGTTTCCTCCATTGCCGGAATATGGCAACGTAGAAAAACAGTGGAATCAGGACAAGCGGCAGCGGAGCAGGCCCTTTGGCCAGGTTACCAAGAGCAAAACTTATCCAGAAGACAAGCATATATACAATCTGCTTATTCCGGTCTTTTGCAATAACTGCCGAGTAGAAACTTAGAAAGCACAGCAAAACAAAAAACATCAGAGCCATCTCCGGTCGGGCACTGTGGGAATAGCGGAGATAGCACAGCGATGTTGCCCAAACAGCCCCCGAAATTACTGCAATGCGAAAAGATAGCCACAGATTTACAAAGTACAGAATGGCGACAACAGAAAGCACCGCAAAGATAACGCTTGGCATCCGTGCGGCGAACTCATCAACCCTGCCGGTTATTTTAGCCAGGCCCGCCACAAGCCAATAGGACAGTGGTGTTTTTTGAAGACGAGGCTCTCCGTTACAGGTAGGCCAAGCCCAGTCGCCGCTTGCGAGCATCTCGCGAGCAGCAACAGAAACAAAACTTTCGTGATTGTCCAGAGCTTCTTCAGAAAGCATCCATGCTGCGTTTACCGCCGAAAGAAGCAGCACTCCACATACTATTAGAACTTTTGTATTTTTACCGTTTTTATAGTCGTTAGCCATTGGTGGGGTATTGTGTCACCAAGCGTCTGAAGAATCAACTGATTAGTTTAATTATCTCATTAAGATTGTTAGGCGCTTCTATGGGCGGATTGCTAAACTTGCCCTGATTTTCTTTATGGTAGTTAACTGTTACATTAGGGTCTTTAAGTGCGTGCCCCGTCAGCACACAGGCAACCCGTTCGTTAGCCGAAATTTTGCCATTGGCCCGCAACTGCTTTAATCCTGCAATCGTTGCCGCCGAAGCCGGCTCGCAGCCTAGCCCGTATTTGCCTACAATCGCCTTTGCATCGACAATCTGCTCGTCGGTTACTGCACAAACAACACCATTACATACATCAATCGCCCGGAGACACTTTTTCAGATTGACCGGCCGTGAAATCTCTATCGCCGAGGCACAGGTGTGCGGTGAGAAATTACGTGCCGTCAAATCAGCATAATAATTATCTATTATTTTCTGATTAACATAACCATTATTCCAGACAAGTTTCTTGTTATTGACCAGTTCGGTCAATGTATCGGCGCCGGCGGCATTAACAATCGCCATCCGCGGTACTCGTTTAATCAGCCCGAGCTGTTTTAATTCTGAAAACGCCTTACCGAAGGCGCTCGAATTGCCGAGATTGCCGCCGGGCACCACAATCCAGTCCGGCACCTCCCAGTTTAACCCTTCGATAATTCTATACATTATCGTCTTTTGGCCTTCCAGCCGGAATGGGTTCAGTGAATTGAGCAGATACAATCCCAGCTTCGTGCTGACATCCTGAACCTGCCGCATACAGTCGTCGAAGTCTCCTTTTATTTGAATCGTTTGAGCGCCATAATCCATAGACTGGCTGAGCTTGCCGAAAGCAATCCTGCCGGAGCCGATGAAAACGGTGGCTTTCAGACCGCAGCTGTGTGCATACAGCGCCATTGCTGCTGAAGTATTTCCAGTCGATGCGCATACGCACGAACTCGCCCCAACCATCCTGGCGTGACTGAATGCCGCGGTCATACCGTTATCTTTGAATGAACCCGATGGATTCAGCCCTTCGTATTGCAAATATAAACACCCCGGCTTCATATCAGCGTACTTGGCAACCGCATCATTCTGCTGCAAAATTGTCTGCCCCTCACCTATCGTGACTTTATATTTGTCATCGCAGAAGTTAAGCAGCTCCCGAAACCGCCACACCCCCGAAAAATCCAGGGGACTGTTTCTGTTTGCCCAGCGTTTGCCGAACTCGCTGAGCTTCTTCGGCACTTTTATCCTGTCCCAGTTATACTGCGTATCCAGAAGCTCGCCGCACTTCGGACACTTAAATCCGCCCGCGGCAAACGTGCAGTCGAACTGGGCTGCACAATCCGGATTAATGCACTTCAGATAAGCTGCATCAGTTTTACTCATACACAAAACTCCTTTTGGGTTTTGTTGTTTATAGTGTTTCGCGGCCCATCGTTTTCGGCCCGGACCGCAGCCGGACAATTGCCGTTGATTTTTTCTATTAATTTCGGCAGCTCGGCAAGCCGGCTTATTTTCAAAACGCCTTCCGGAATCGTCTTTCCGATATTAGTATATGCCTCTTTCAGAACGGCCTGCATACCGGCTCTTAAGGCTGGAGAGACGTCCTTGTTAATCCGGTCGCCGACAAATAATATGTTCCCCGGCGGTTCGCCTATTTGCTGAGCGGCTGTCTGGAAAATTCGGATGTCCGGCTTCCTGAAAGCAACCTGATATGAATAAATTCGAAGCGTGAAAAAATCAAGTATGCCGAACTGGGCAAGGTGCCTGTCTAAAGAACCCTCGCTTATAAAAGTGTTGGAAACTATGCCCAGTTTAAGGCCCATCTGTTTAAGGCAAGACAGAGTCTCCTTCAGCTTAGGTTCGATTCGCGCCTGTTTCGCCAGCGGCTCATACCAGAGCCAGCCCAACTGACGCCACTGGTCCTCACTTAGGGTAAGGCCTTTCTTTGTACCGATTGTCTTCAATAATAAAATGGTGTCGAAATCTTTCCCCGTCAGCATGGAAACCAGGCAGCGGAATCTGAAAGCTGTCATGCTGTGCAGGAAATACCACGTGAAGCTGCCGAGCGGCTGCTTACAGCTTCGCAGGAATTCATAGGTCGCTTTTGCGCTTTGGCGAAAAATCTCTGTCGTATTTACTCTGCCGAAGTTCAGCAGAGTTTCGCCGAGGTCAAACAATATCGCTTTGATTTTTTTACCAGGCATATTCTTTATTTTCTCAGCGGCGGAATATCATCACCAAAAGTTTCCCGCACCCATTCGAACATTTCCTCATCCGATATCGCCGACGCACGATTGGCTGAATACTCAGCGTCAATTTTATCCTTTATCTTGGTTATATGAGGGTTGTGCTTGGATATTTCAATATCGAACATAGACTCTATCCAGTGCTTGATGCCGGCAGCACCGCTCTTGTCGGTAATCGCCACGCTGACTGGTCTGTTAAACAGATTCTTCGTATCGAAGCAATTGTAAATCTGTTCGTCCTTTAGCAAACCGTCGGCGTGAATGCCGGCCCGCGTAACATTGAAATCCCTGCCGACCAGCGGATAATTGTGCGGAATTTCAAAGCCAAGCTCCTTTCTGGCATACTCAGCCAGCTCGGTTATCGCAGCGTAGTTAACACCAGCCGTCATCCCTTTCAGCTGGGCATGTTCGACAACAAGCATTTCCAAAGGTGAATTACCTGTTCGCTCGCCGACACCGAATATCGAAGCGTTGGCGGAACTACAGCCGTAGAACCACGCCGCCGTTGCGTTTACCAAGGCCTTGTGGAAATCGTTATGACCGTGCCATTCGAGCCGCTCAGGGGGAACACCAATTTCTCGAAGGCCTCGGACAAGTCTCGGAACGCTTCTCGGCAGGGCAACCTCGGGCCAGGGCAGGCCAAATCCAAGTGTATCACAAAGACGAATCTTTATCGGCTGTTTTCTCTCCTCTGCCAGCTTCATCAGCTCAGATGCAAAGGGCAGCACGAAACCTTCATAATCGGCACGGGTTATGTCTTCGAAGTGACATCGCGGTATGACCCCGTTATCCAGGGCCGCTTTGGCGATATCAAGGTAAGCGCTCATTATCTGTGAACGTGTCTTTCGCAGTTTCAGAAATATATGATAATCACTTACTGAGGTCAAAATACCGGTCTCAGCGAGCCCCATTTTCGCAACCAGCTTGAAATCGGCCTCCACAGCCCTTATCCAGCCGGTAATCTCAGGAAACTTGTACCCACGGGCCCTGCACAGCTCTACCGCCTTTCTGTCTCGCTCTGAGTATAGAAAGAATTCACACTGCCGAATCAAACCTGTTCCGCCGTCTATTTCATGCAGTAAATCGTATATCCGCAGCACTTGCTCGGGGGTATAAGGGGGCCTGGACTGCTGACCGTCACGGAAAGTCGTATCGGTTATCCATATATTCTCCGGAATATCACGAGCAACTTTTTGCTCGTCGAATATTACCTTGGGAAATTCCACATACGGAAATATCTCCCGATACAAATTGGGTTTTTCTACTTCTACAAGTTTAGGCTTTTCTTTAGCCATTCTTTTCTCCAGCTTTTCTCTGCGCTTTCGGCGCAGTCTTGGCATTCCAGCCCGCCATCACGCATCTCGTTTAAGATACGGATAGTGGCCGAGATGGGAGTCGAACCCATACGCCCGTGAGGACAGGGGATTTTAAGTCCCCAGCGTCTGCCATTCCGCCACTCGGCCCGGTTTCGCTCCGTCGCCAAGGCTATGAAGCGTCAGCCCCATAGACTAATGAATTTTACGCCGATTTGCAAATTGTTTCTTAATTTACCGGCCCCGCAGGCCTTTAGAAATGTGTCAGAGTAGCAGGAAATGGGGTT is a window from the Phycisphaerae bacterium genome containing:
- the menA gene encoding 1,4-dihydroxy-2-naphthoate octaprenyltransferase, which codes for MKSKLLILFLATRPKFLTASIAPVLVGSALGFAISGSFSLHLFILALLAIMALHAGANVANDYFDHISRNDWLNQNPTPFSGGRRFIQDGILSPKATLLLSLLVFTTGAILGTIIFLLTQSVFILALGLIGLLGGFFYTAPPLRLGYRSIGEPAIALLFGLLPVYGSYYLQTQTIGIIPLIPSVIVGILIFLVILINEFQDVAADAAVNKRTLVVRFGVPASIWIYRIALASSYLIAAVAILLYRPFTCAGLLYILTLPAAIVAIKVANKNNLLKPGQYRASKLTVFLHALGSLALIAGFIIFGLSWLRRI
- a CDS encoding ChbG/HpnK family deacetylase gives rise to the protein MNRRIIINADDFGLCSGVNKAVAQAHTDGVLTSTTIMANMPAADEAVKIAKQLPNLGLGVHLNLFKGRPLSKDQSVNCLLNTDGDFALTPAKLSLLSVYRRKIRTAIQTELAAQIQWVIDNGLKPTHLDSHKHIHSFPVIFPIVCGLARRFEIPAIRFTLEPKQLLAMPWPLPSEGGRKRAKAIRIMAKINRIQNSALLKTDCILGVAHIGKIDVNFFKAVALYSSAATAEVMTHPGLDNDSKHKQSSLHQRKGELEALCSERTKQYLKNAGMKLVHYGQL
- a CDS encoding glycosyltransferase family 2 protein, translating into MDSSNQLNKNPIDCSIIVPLYNEAPAVKELYSRLTKTMSETGLYYELVFIDDGSSDNTLELIKDIAGKDSKVVGVELRRNFGQTPALAAGFDVAKGQIIISMDGDLENFPEEIPNFIEKINAGYDVVSGWRKNRAHGFIMRKIPSVTANWIASKVSGVDIHDFGNTFKAYKREVIEELNLYSEMHRFIPALLSRSGIKIIEIPVKHINRPYGTSNYGISRTVRVVFDLITLRFLLGYATKPLHFFGRPAVYSILLSFALFAYILYDKFVYKVPITVAHAPLTALAAMLLLIGAIFVTTGLIGEMISRVYFESTNKKIYSVRKVHHRENLTAG
- a CDS encoding glycosyltransferase family 39 protein yields the protein MANDYKNGKNTKVLIVCGVLLLSAVNAAWMLSEEALDNHESFVSVAAREMLASGDWAWPTCNGEPRLQKTPLSYWLVAGLAKITGRVDEFAARMPSVIFAVLSVVAILYFVNLWLSFRIAVISGAVWATSLCYLRYSHSARPEMALMFFVLLCFLSFYSAVIAKDRNKQIVYMLVFWISFALGNLAKGPAPLPLVLIPLFFYVAIFRQWRKLFNWVSVAGVIIFLAIVLPWPLAIAHKVNWDLMVWKHEFVDRFFGTYAKGDYPPYFYFLIMFRYIAPWAAFLPLALAAPFYKVWNKKRPVMLFLWLWFVVNLVFLTINAGKRQHYILPSMPAMAILIGILLEDMVFSQKAYEHKFAVKMFQGHLAVVVVGIIIATICVAKISPVNLHKMLILASATIVAAAIIAALFAKGKNGWGCTAVFAGVLVVSMISYASFAASTDEFRYSRDFSKKVAQIVPPTENIVVYKHVSSNFVHYFGTTVPVVSDADELYNCYQRGYWIAAASGYMKELTQDNRFREVYRKENSGWREVSGALFHKSAPLIKKDSDT
- the thrC gene encoding threonine synthase; the protein is MSKTDAAYLKCINPDCAAQFDCTFAAGGFKCPKCGELLDTQYNWDRIKVPKKLSEFGKRWANRNSPLDFSGVWRFRELLNFCDDKYKVTIGEGQTILQQNDAVAKYADMKPGCLYLQYEGLNPSGSFKDNGMTAAFSHARMVGASSCVCASTGNTSAAMALYAHSCGLKATVFIGSGRIAFGKLSQSMDYGAQTIQIKGDFDDCMRQVQDVSTKLGLYLLNSLNPFRLEGQKTIMYRIIEGLNWEVPDWIVVPGGNLGNSSAFGKAFSELKQLGLIKRVPRMAIVNAAGADTLTELVNNKKLVWNNGYVNQKIIDNYYADLTARNFSPHTCASAIEISRPVNLKKCLRAIDVCNGVVCAVTDEQIVDAKAIVGKYGLGCEPASAATIAGLKQLRANGKISANERVACVLTGHALKDPNVTVNYHKENQGKFSNPPIEAPNNLNEIIKLIS
- a CDS encoding HAD family hydrolase translates to MPGKKIKAILFDLGETLLNFGRVNTTEIFRQSAKATYEFLRSCKQPLGSFTWYFLHSMTAFRFRCLVSMLTGKDFDTILLLKTIGTKKGLTLSEDQWRQLGWLWYEPLAKQARIEPKLKETLSCLKQMGLKLGIVSNTFISEGSLDRHLAQFGILDFFTLRIYSYQVAFRKPDIRIFQTAAQQIGEPPGNILFVGDRINKDVSPALRAGMQAVLKEAYTNIGKTIPEGVLKISRLAELPKLIEKINGNCPAAVRAENDGPRNTINNKTQKEFCV
- a CDS encoding 2-isopropylmalate synthase, encoding MAKEKPKLVEVEKPNLYREIFPYVEFPKVIFDEQKVARDIPENIWITDTTFRDGQQSRPPYTPEQVLRIYDLLHEIDGGTGLIRQCEFFLYSERDRKAVELCRARGYKFPEITGWIRAVEADFKLVAKMGLAETGILTSVSDYHIFLKLRKTRSQIMSAYLDIAKAALDNGVIPRCHFEDITRADYEGFVLPFASELMKLAEERKQPIKIRLCDTLGFGLPWPEVALPRSVPRLVRGLREIGVPPERLEWHGHNDFHKALVNATAAWFYGCSSANASIFGVGERTGNSPLEMLVVEHAQLKGMTAGVNYAAITELAEYARKELGFEIPHNYPLVGRDFNVTRAGIHADGLLKDEQIYNCFDTKNLFNRPVSVAITDKSGAAGIKHWIESMFDIEISKHNPHITKIKDKIDAEYSANRASAISDEEMFEWVRETFGDDIPPLRK